The Candidatus Neomarinimicrobiota bacterium genome contains the following window.
TTTACGAGGAGGCCATCCTGGCGCTGGCGGGCGTCTATCAGGCCCGCAGCCGGGAACACAGCGTGGCATTGCCGCTGTCGGGATTCTATCGGGACAACCGCTTTTTCGCCCTGCCTTACATTGGGGTGACGGAGGCGAGCACGGGGGCGCTGCGGCAAGCCATTGTGCTGTATGATTCGCTGGCCACGACCCGGCACAATTCCCTGGCGCGCCTGCGGCTGGGGGACATCAAGTTTCTCATACTGGACGATTTTGATGGGGCCATCGCCGATTACGAGGCCGTGCTCGGCGAGCGCCTGGCCGCCCAGTACTATTCGCAAACCCTGTTGCGCCTCATTGACGTGTGGATGGCCAAAGGCGACCTGGAGGCCGCCGAGGAGGTGCGCCAGCGGGCCGCCACCCGGCTCATCAGCAAGGAGCAGGCCAATCTGCTGGACATGAAGGCAGTGGAGTTGATCTTTCTCTCAGGCGACCGTGACTCGCTGCTGGCCTACCTGGGCGGAGAGCTGGCGGCGCTGGGCCCGGCCGACCCGGCCTTCAACGACCTGATGGAGCTATCGGGGCTGGTGCGGCGCTTTCAGGGCAGCCCGGAGCCCTACCAAGCCTTTGTCCGCAGCGAGGCGCTGCTGCGGCAGAACCGGCGAAGTGAGGCTGTGGGGGTGCTCAGCGCAGCAGTGAAGGGGCAACTTTCGCCACTGATCGCGCCCATCCTACAATACCGGCTGGCCACGCTCCTTGCCCTGCAGGGCAAGCATGGGGCGGCGGAGCGGCTGAGCCTAAAGATGCCGGGGGAGACGGAGTTTACCGAGCTGGGCCTGCTGCTGGCGGCGGAACTGGCCGACTACCTGGCGGCCGACAGCGACCGGGCCGCGGAGCGCTATCTGACATTTGTGGATACTTATCCGCTGAGCATCTATGCCGACGCCGCCCGCCTCCGCTACCGGGAGCTGCGTCCGGGGGAGGAGTGAAGGCCAGCCCGGTGAGCGATCGAAGGCGGGCCTCCGGGACGACCGCCACGGTGCTGCCCGCCCCGCCGATGCTGTCGCGCTACGCGTGCCGAATTGTCGTCCTGCTCAGCATGCTGGCCGTCGACCTGCTCTGGCCGCAGAAGCTGCTGATCCCCATGGACGAGAGCCAGCGGGACCACCTGAAAGCCTACGGCGTGACTTTCTGGACCCTGCGGCGGGGTACCGACGTGGAGTGGCTGCTCAACTACCGGGGGGGTTCCTTTCTGGTGGACGCACAGCCGGCGATCCGGAAGGAGTGCCAGGTGAGGGGCGTTACCAGCGAGCCGGTGGACGCAGCCCAGCTGGGGGCGATTTATGCCACCATCGGCGAGCACAATATGGACATCGTGCTGCTGGAAAAAGCCCCCCGCATTGCCGTCTACAGCCCGCCCAACCGGCAGCCGTGGGATGACGCGGTTACACTGGCGCTGACCTACGCCGAGGTGCCCTACGCCACCATCTATGACCGGGAGGTCCTGTCCGGGGGGATGTCCCGATACGACTGGCTGCACCTGCACCACGAGGACTTCACGGGTCAGCACGGCAAGTTCTGGCGCTCCTATGCCAATGCGCCGTGGTACAAACAGCAGGAGCGGGATTACAAGGCTCTGGCGGCAGAGCTGGGCTACCCCCACGTGCCGGCGCTCAAGAAAGCGGTGGCGCAAGCCATCAAAGGGTACGTGGTGCGGGGCGGATTTTTGTTTGCCATGTGCTCCGCCACGGACAGTTGGGATATCGCCCTGGCAGCCCAAAACGTGGATATCGCCGGCATCCCGTTCGACGGCACTCCGCCCCACCCTGACGCCAGCGGGCGGTTGGACTTCCTCCAATCCGTCGCCTTCGAGAACTATGAGCTCTACACCGACCCCATGATCTATGAGTTTGCCACCATCGATATTCCGGCCAGCCACAATCCGGCGCCGCGCTCGGCGGAGAACGACTACTTCACGCTGTTCGAGTTTGCGGCCAAGTACGACCCCGTGCCCACCATGCTGACGCAGAATCACGTGGGGGTGATCAAGGGCTTCATGGGGCAGACCACCAACTTCCGGCGGTCCACGCTGAAAAAGAGCGTGGTGCTGATGGGGGAGCGGGAGGGCACCGAGGAGGTGCGCTACATCCACGGCAACCTGGGCCAGGGGACCTTCACCTTTCTGGGGGG
Protein-coding sequences here:
- a CDS encoding asparagine synthetase B — protein: MLAVDLLWPQKLLIPMDESQRDHLKAYGVTFWTLRRGTDVEWLLNYRGGSFLVDAQPAIRKECQVRGVTSEPVDAAQLGAIYATIGEHNMDIVLLEKAPRIAVYSPPNRQPWDDAVTLALTYAEVPYATIYDREVLSGGMSRYDWLHLHHEDFTGQHGKFWRSYANAPWYKQQERDYKALAAELGYPHVPALKKAVAQAIKGYVVRGGFLFAMCSATDSWDIALAAQNVDIAGIPFDGTPPHPDASGRLDFLQSVAFENYELYTDPMIYEFATIDIPASHNPAPRSAENDYFTLFEFAAKYDPVPTMLTQNHVGVIKGFMGQTTNFRRSTLKKSVVLMGEREGTEEVRYIHGNLGQGTFTFLGGHDPEDYQHFVGDPPTNLALHPNSPGYRLILNNVLFPAARKKERKT